Proteins encoded within one genomic window of Rickettsiales bacterium:
- the fliD gene encoding flagellar filament capping protein FliD, protein MISSIQLGNIFTSGDKTLVSGGSTGFDIEALVGGLTDIKRLPAVQLETQLETNALRQTAFGELRTIISNYSDAANLLRNPPGVNNAEANIFEYRNSNLSTNDGTDASTYLSVTAAPGAALSSYDITVDSVASYSTKTTETFALADLDTVAVGGGLPFNAGTLTLGPNEIDITIDAGDTLAQILTKINAVEDDSGVRATALQVSDGNYRLQFKTIETGADQNYSFFGVHAQVGNEVVIEAEDFITNISRSGDTFTSGGAAGASGGQYYSAQTSDGDIYLANIETTAPEMVFEVEFDAPGRYYIHGRARGGSANDSFHVGLNGVAPTSAQGFTLYNNATFEYSNIAQGAGGPGYIDVTEAGQQTVSIYAREDGTAIDQLVLSTDGAYAPAGVEASTRVAKNTGILNIGFAIQEDADDAQLTIDGTTITRSTNNIDDLIEDVTFNLNQATPLNTEVSVEIEPDTEIVSAAITNFVDTYNSLRVFASKQNEVDGNGNFVEGAVLNNSPTMRSLVNNILNELSSVVSGLTVEPNKLADLGITLDDFQGDDETPFTRNILVLDPAKLENALVADFDAVRDVFEFNFVSDNTEVQVFSRTNSLEVTDFELDIDITNGVYEARTDLGVLITTLEAEPIIGGGLLLKGLVGTELEGLELIFGGTADTTATIGLSQGIGDRIFNILDAALDADEGIIQTELDSIADSNDRLNEDIARIDEIVERFRLQQLERFASLEALISSVNTILQSLDASAAAAANS, encoded by the coding sequence ATGATCTCAAGCATACAATTAGGTAATATTTTTACTTCCGGCGATAAGACACTCGTCAGTGGTGGTAGTACCGGATTTGATATTGAAGCCCTTGTCGGCGGATTGACAGATATTAAGCGTTTGCCTGCAGTTCAGCTGGAAACGCAGCTAGAAACAAATGCATTGCGTCAGACTGCTTTCGGTGAGTTGCGTACGATCATTTCCAATTATAGTGATGCCGCAAATTTATTGCGCAACCCTCCCGGCGTTAATAATGCCGAAGCTAATATTTTTGAATATCGCAACAGTAATCTTAGTACGAATGACGGAACCGATGCCTCCACTTATTTGAGTGTGACGGCCGCTCCGGGAGCCGCGCTAAGTAGTTACGATATTACCGTTGATTCGGTCGCGAGTTACAGTACGAAAACAACGGAAACGTTTGCATTAGCAGATTTAGATACCGTTGCAGTCGGGGGTGGTTTGCCGTTTAATGCCGGCACGCTGACGTTAGGTCCCAATGAAATTGATATCACGATTGATGCGGGTGATACGCTTGCGCAAATTCTGACAAAGATTAATGCGGTCGAAGATGATAGCGGAGTACGTGCAACAGCACTACAAGTGAGCGATGGCAATTATCGCCTACAGTTTAAGACGATAGAAACGGGCGCTGATCAAAATTATTCATTCTTTGGAGTGCATGCGCAGGTCGGTAACGAGGTTGTTATCGAGGCCGAAGATTTCATCACTAATATCAGCCGTAGTGGTGACACCTTTACCAGCGGTGGTGCTGCGGGAGCTTCGGGCGGGCAGTATTATAGTGCTCAAACATCTGATGGAGATATCTACTTAGCGAATATTGAAACAACCGCACCGGAGATGGTATTTGAAGTAGAGTTTGATGCCCCTGGGCGCTACTATATTCATGGTCGTGCGCGTGGCGGCAGTGCGAATGATTCATTCCACGTTGGCTTAAATGGCGTGGCTCCGACAAGCGCTCAAGGCTTTACGCTTTATAATAATGCGACGTTTGAATATTCCAATATTGCACAAGGTGCAGGCGGACCCGGTTATATCGATGTAACGGAAGCAGGCCAGCAAACCGTAAGCATTTATGCGCGTGAAGATGGCACAGCGATTGACCAACTCGTGTTATCAACGGATGGAGCTTATGCGCCAGCGGGTGTTGAAGCGAGTACGCGTGTTGCAAAAAATACCGGTATTTTGAATATTGGTTTTGCCATTCAGGAAGATGCGGATGATGCACAATTAACGATCGATGGTACGACCATCACCCGTTCGACCAATAATATTGACGATCTCATTGAAGATGTGACGTTCAATTTGAATCAAGCGACGCCGTTAAATACGGAAGTCAGTGTTGAAATCGAACCGGATACAGAAATTGTCAGCGCCGCGATTACGAATTTTGTCGATACGTATAACTCCTTGCGAGTGTTTGCTTCTAAGCAAAATGAAGTTGATGGCAACGGTAATTTTGTTGAAGGTGCGGTGCTTAATAACAGCCCAACGATGCGGAGTTTGGTTAACAATATATTGAACGAACTAAGCTCAGTGGTAAGTGGCCTAACGGTAGAGCCGAATAAGCTTGCAGATTTAGGCATTACTTTGGATGATTTCCAGGGTGATGATGAAACCCCTTTCACTCGTAATATTTTGGTATTGGACCCAGCGAAATTAGAGAATGCATTGGTCGCAGATTTTGATGCGGTACGTGATGTATTTGAATTCAATTTCGTGAGCGACAATACGGAGGTTCAAGTCTTTAGCCGTACTAACTCGTTAGAGGTTACAGATTTTGAGTTGGATATTGATATTACAAATGGCGTTTATGAGGCACGGACTGATTTGGGTGTTCTCATCACAACCTTAGAGGCTGAGCCTATTATTGGTGGCGGACTGCTCTTAAAGGGCCTAGTCGGTACGGAGCTTGAAGGGTTAGAGCTTATTTTTGGTGGCACGGCAGATACTACGGCGACCATTGGTCTTAGCCAAGGGATTGGGGACCGTATTTTCAATATTCTAGATGCGGCATTGGATGCAGACGAGGGTATTATCCAAACCGAGTTGGATAGTATTGCGGATTCAAATGACCGTCTTAATGAAGATATTGCGCGAATCGATGAAATTGTGGAGCGTTTTAGACTTCAGCAGTTGGAGCGCTTTGCTTCGCTGGAGGCACTTATTTCGTCAGTTAACACTATTCTGCAATCGCTCGATGCGAGTGCAGCAGCGGCGGCGAATAGCTAA
- the fliS gene encoding flagellar export chaperone FliS has protein sequence MAFGKTDQYNAYYMAAQTVSKTRQVVMLYDGAIRFMQQARLAVEETRIEDRFNLLNKASEVLLGLQGSLDFDNGGNVAPLLYDYYSSLDARILYVQRSNDLKILDSVIAELKQMRGAWGDVDSQQTTGAPAPAKAEVNPAKLQSSTAVAPSSPASAPISVDGSVFVSA, from the coding sequence ATGGCTTTTGGGAAAACAGATCAATATAACGCCTATTACATGGCAGCGCAGACCGTTTCGAAAACGCGACAGGTGGTGATGTTATACGATGGTGCGATTCGTTTCATGCAGCAGGCACGCCTTGCGGTGGAAGAAACCCGGATTGAAGATCGCTTCAATTTGCTCAATAAAGCATCTGAGGTTTTGCTCGGTCTACAGGGCAGCTTAGATTTCGACAATGGCGGCAACGTCGCCCCGCTCCTTTATGATTATTATTCATCGTTGGATGCCCGTATTCTTTATGTTCAGCGCAGCAATGATCTTAAAATTCTCGATAGTGTGATTGCAGAGTTGAAGCAGATGCGTGGCGCTTGGGGGGATGTAGATTCCCAGCAAACGACAGGCGCCCCCGCACCGGCAAAAGCGGAAGTAAACCCTGCGAAATTGCAAAGTAGCACGGCAGTGGCACCCTCTAGTCCGGCATCCGCACCGATTTCCGTTGATGGTTCGGTTTTCGTCTCGGCTTAA